TGCCATTGATCCCATCTCAGTAGGTGTGGCAACACTTGACGCTATTGATGAAAACGGCGATGTATATGCCCTCACAAACAGGGCAGCCTCATCGGATCAGCTTACTTCACAGTCACTGGATCTTTCACCCTACAAAAATACGGGTAAGAAAGTTCGTCTCAGCTTCTTTTACCAGTGTGGCGGGAAAGGTGAAGTTCCTGAAAGAAATGATTCGCTGCTTGTTGAATATTATCAGCCTTCGAAAGATCGATGGCTAAACGCATGGTATGCCAATATGGATGAACCCAGTGAGTTTCTGCAGGAAATACTTGAAGTACCCGACTCGTTGTATGTTGCCGGTTTCAGGTTCCGGTTCAGAAACTATACAAGCATTTCAATAAACGATGTAAGCGGCGGCGAAGGGGCATTAAGCAATGCCGATTGCTGGAACATAGATTATGTCAAACTTGACACGAATTCTCTGCAATCACATCAGATCATTAATGATGTGGCGATAACTGATATCCCAAGGAAGATGCTCGACCTGTATGAGGCAATTCCCTGGTCACACCTTAACCTGGCATCTCCTATTATCGGCCGTAATTCCATGAATTACGACATGCGGGTTATGATGGCGCCAGGCGATTTTTCAAACATCGGCAGAAGTTACTACACAAGGGATCTGAACACGGGATACCGCGAAAATTATGAGTTGTTTTATGAGGAGTTTCCTACGGATTCACTGGTTTTCAGGAGTGATCCGTTTTTCGCTCCATTTATTCAGCGCGATAATTCAAAATCGGGAGCCATCCGTGTGTACGCATTTCTTGATACTCCTGCAGAACAGTATAAAGCAAATGATACATCAAAGGTTACAATTGAGTTCAAAGATGCCTATGTGTATGACGACGGCAGTCCCGAATACGGATTCGGCATTGAAGGACCCTCAATGAACGGCGCTCTGCTTGCGGTTAAATTCAGGTTGTTCACTCCCGATACCCTCCAGGCAGTCGATATGTTTTTCAATAAGGCAAGAAATAATTTCAATGCCTATCTGAAATTCAGATTGTGTGTATGGAAAGATGCAGGCGATAAGCCTGGTGATCTGTTATACATGTCGGACCAGGAATTTTCCCCTGTCTTC
The nucleotide sequence above comes from Bacteroidales bacterium. Encoded proteins:
- a CDS encoding T9SS type A sorting domain-containing protein; translation: MRKSLFIAVLSLIFCPGIRAQSLRGLYENPVIKKNLHKLPVALKSTQGVLLSLPFFDDFSTSDVFPDPAKWSDRYAFINNSFAIDPISVGVATLDAIDENGDVYALTNRAASSDQLTSQSLDLSPYKNTGKKVRLSFFYQCGGKGEVPERNDSLLVEYYQPSKDRWLNAWYANMDEPSEFLQEILEVPDSLYVAGFRFRFRNYTSISINDVSGGEGALSNADCWNIDYVKLDTNSLQSHQIINDVAITDIPRKMLDLYEAIPWSHLNLASPIIGRNSMNYDMRVMMAPGDFSNIGRSYYTRDLNTGYRENYELFYEEFPTDSLVFRSDPFFAPFIQRDNSKSGAIRVYAFLDTPAEQYKANDTSKVTIEFKDAYVYDDGSPEYGFGIEGPSMNGALLAVKFRLFTPDTLQAVDMFFNKARNNFNAYLKFRLCVWKDAGDKPGDLLYMSDQEFSPVFGTQMPEFRRYVIDSALYIADSIIYVGWKQLTDEFLNIGYDVNRNNLNRTFVNLAGDWINPGGSLLPGTVMMRAVVGSRDVITGLPENQDISDVSVYPNPASEYISISSGETVTGIILTDITGRTVLKQTGNIEQIDVSSFASGLYVLTVNTGKTVPYVQKIIIRH